One genomic segment of Oncorhynchus mykiss isolate Arlee chromosome 10, USDA_OmykA_1.1, whole genome shotgun sequence includes these proteins:
- the LOC110534683 gene encoding zinc finger protein 251-like → MANCMVFHTQIASVMEVLANAAVAEICKLVDDDYAVFRLEMSQSQKENRGLRRKLQQLELKVSRERAERTIRERVLASRPSSVKILDRYRGMARGEGHLTGGHRSFVKPAGHNTWRDDQPITVDEGSGTSTQHVIVIESVDAGPGVKQQMTKGKKDPQHSRDIQTEAVAGVAPPVATEVLSAVPQARTIRSIMEVSGTPNAVLKSETDTETLTVTPRLLHTGSDHRSDPERLGLWRLGCPPAPGSEYLPVFHQNQRMGHSCGDGDGDTLDTGGDDRSCSYTTEMDPGNISLGLETQTDLLRGEWNRYSSSVYSEGCLDKKGEGSVVDEVTVKLEGDVPPTWKGHLGDRHSQGRNFLDYRESLETNPNVATHSLVHTFKDHDPVSTSMALSDSHSHILFDQVLNSNDRARVQAQGGGATSGNSKEKRFLCMFCNKGFSCPQKVEIHKRVHTGEKPYSCTQCHVCFAQAGDLKRHQRVHSGEKPYSCPQCEKRFSRQDQLKRHHMVHTRERPFACTHCGKRFSERSYLRIHQQKKHSTQ, encoded by the exons ATGGCTAactgtatggtttttcacactcaaatagcctccgtcatggaggtgctagcgaatgcagccgtggcagagatctgtaaactcgtagacgacgactatgcagtgtttcgtttggaaatgtctcaaagccagaaagaaaacaggggattgcggaggaaactacagcAACTGGAACTGAAGGTGTCACGGGAGCGCGCAGAGAGGACCATTAGAGAGCGGGTCCTCGCCagtcgtcccagtagtgtcaagatcctcgaccgatacagaggaatggcaagag gtgaaggacatctcactggaggtcacaggagctttgtgaagccagcGGGACACAACacatggagagatgaccaaccaatcactgttgatgaggggagtggaacctcaacccagcatgTTATCGTGATAGAG TCTGTAGATGCAGGTCCTGGGGTCAAGCAGCAGATGACTAAAGGAAAGAAGGacccacagcacagcagagacATCCAGACCGAGGCAGTGGCTGGAGTGGCGCCCCCTGTGGCCACGGAGGTCCTCTCCGCTGTGCCCCAGGCCAGGACCATACGCAGCATCATGGAGGTCAGTGGAACGCCGAACGCCGtcctcaagtcagagacagacaccgagacttTAACTGTAACACCCAGGCTTTTACACACAGGATCTGACCACagatcagacccagagagactggGGCTGTGGAGACTGGGCTGTCCTCCTGCTCCTGGCTCAGAGTACCTACCAGTATTTCACCAGAACCAGAGGATGGGTCATTCCtgtggagatggtgatggtgacACGTTAGACACTGGTGGTGATGATCGGTCTTGTTCTtacactacagagatggaccCTGGCAACATATCCTTGGGTTTAGAGACACAGACTGATCTGCTTAGAGGGGAATGGAAccggtacagtagtagtgtatactctgaagggtgcCTAGATAAGAAAGGTGAGGGTTCAGTCGTAGATGAGGTGACTGTGAAATTGGAGGGCGACGTTCCTCCCACATGGAAAGGTCACCTAGGAGACAGACACTCGCAGGGCAGAAATTTCTTAGATTACAGGGAAAGCTTAGAGACAAATCCAAATGTCGCCACCCACTCCCTTGTACACACGTTCAAGGATCACGACCCAGTGTCCACTTCAATGGCCCTTTCCGATTCTCACAGCCACATCCTTTTCgatcaggtattgaactcaaaTGACAGGGCTAGAGTCCAGGCTCAGGGAGGGGGAGCCACATCAGGCAATAGTAAAGAgaaacggttcctctgcatgttctgtaacaaaggcttcagctgcccCCAGAAGGTGGAGATCCACAAGAGGgtccacactggagagaaaccctacagctgtacccagtgtcatgTGTGCTTCGCTCAGGCTGGTGACCTGAaaaggcaccagagggtccactcAGGGGAAAAACCTtacagctgcccccagtgtgagaagCGGTTCTCCCGCCAGGACCAGCTGAAGAGGCACCATATGGTCCATACGCGAGAGAGGCCGTTTGCCTGTACGCACTGCGGGAAGAGGTTTtcagagaggagctacctcaggatacaccagcagaaaaaacATTCCACTCAATAA